A genomic segment from Micropterus dolomieu isolate WLL.071019.BEF.003 ecotype Adirondacks linkage group LG03, ASM2129224v1, whole genome shotgun sequence encodes:
- the cep192 gene encoding centrosomal protein of 192 kDa isoform X2, with amino-acid sequence MADSFYKLEDEAFPSFLCKSLDSTSGRATLGNVTLGSGPGLPVAASTVAKIRPGSDNRGDPVEASYLEGRELQQANPQSSVGEKPKFALSFKDDLDNADDFIAAHRLSDMLVKINLDETASQNQGSMLGLPPTQMGSVHGRLTELGTDLSTGFLTFAQIGHKESSDAKAQHLQATSEEDNVQSEGVDSDHFSGSNSSFLANEKLMSVDSMNSDITDDDIDSNNLPDDELELYFNKLVPPAMQRGRVEGQEIPAKGLQGDDDDDLSNPSSTEPEQYRHQFLDDYDQEDFQMPHVRLAATGMDSCPASDEDTEDELQSARRNSNATRTRLLPSTSRQLVGESNRPSFRPGLEGGSSDDEASSGRGGPSLSGIEHRRSAEGQVINPPVTGDGGGGDGSSGSEEGGNDGGVSTIPLPPTNIQTTYDVLRGLGIVGSSAVGDDEEGDLNNLPGHGRRSLSRHTEMGDRVGPVGTGETSSSLGPSGGTQRLSPVNWSMVLDRQGTLDAMESTESGLTVDRMLDSVYLRSGAGLRRPQDTANLTVSHLQCTQGSFHLSQVLLPECSDDDDGVDEADGARPSLGLRGGPCGNVTDAEASGSTSEDDHNPLSTSLEPKYFSQSFQQEQEDSDDCWNHCPDNQELDFQQGANATHSVVYQNEEGQWVTDLAYYSSFEKEVDGKTSEDVGQFQTEDFVPASDAMEKIVQDQEEFEKEHQFMQEEKIEPASSNSTFQSDSSWKVPSNSHILMRASQVSSDFKRGDQSYLRLSLGQFFGQRSEALGCLGSTEDVDGFKRPSFGYIITSPEKREPFALIHPSEFSSTDTSPETVELSDADRTLNPEDLDKTLEAPGERMSPKGDTDPEPCKQEDHTVDSAAALPDHRDLSNQSCVSPDNNSSQLILSISTIASAIADASISTDPSQLAAMIMELSKRSRARNRPAVNCREEPHSAKHILPELDHSAVLDTLQRSTCVGELSAFDIEKYLKNTEVSSSSDASVEHTTFDLTGWADNLNSAQRNPLAGYLEEQGSSAPLVDKETQHESNDTEEKAKRGETTLNANSSEVSHSNALSPGHKGDSKRSFIPRPHTSFSSARRSVGSGQSSTLKGSLDKMAACDNSASSATKTCGSSGRTFTERGVKPGDLNPHASNTTSPLETSQKSDKSSAASPGLPRTSPGWRKGQTGSAGQQQQGRPSNSSKNSPPRNIMAAPLPCHSVEKHDDFTYHNTQLPRNSASDLLKGFSEPCVEETQCNFRPSTSPLTHSSPSQTSVPSADGMVSPVSSSGGLADKRPGLGLSPQSPCSSPSLSRLTYISINDGTVIPTPERQKNNCTMALSTTIIRFSPTPPVEPDAQSNIDIPALPKNLDQVQPQHSKSLDPLPAQHCKSPEPSRSGSALSCTRSQSECNYHCPGSRTSDLSAGCRNHNHFSESNVRQLTKVDSGYCSNLNIQQTTSTAAPQSSQQWGASSSVSSSVYAGGLGVPPSYSAEGLRYVPISSFKPQCTGLIDLPHQGDMQSLLNGRSLFNSQLAQQYLGSEAPLHPGAYHVGATGNGLFSIPNGDLTVRHIHPTSAPLGISGAVGSLHLPRPHHRQQDTGMMGKPYSQYGAEPLGAGGLEELRGQVVVPEELRFPHACCVGIASQTSLSLFNPSERWQQVSITVTSLAIDGEKVDSLPYQWLIVKNKTIIGPKSTEEQKVLFIPPQAGVYQCVLSVCSWPASAETEVAARATIFAKRVLLVAIAENPVLEVEVSKSGCLDFGDLPGGSAKSLPLKLLNRTRATVPIRLVISANATAWRCFTFSKHPVTMTSEATPQAGHVTPVSSPSVMNHVLHASYEENSQSFMVWVHFKAPQKYTVSSGELGPADEYCARVDIEVDSPGPSHVINSIPLRARSGTARVHAPKDLQTVSLSAPLGKSSQQMLPLKNAGNIDVQLKLKCSDAEDSFSVTPDELSVRVGEEQGIMVSFKAQGSRKYRESLLTILVLPTGPQYEVTLKGEVVPQDLGKPAIPSPAVLGSGVANAVPPILSNKQFVAWGGVTLGRAVQQKLVLRNNSANATQQLRLLIRGQDQDCFQLQSMFSPEERLTRHGELSIRPREDVTVHLLFAPTRVACMLAKLEIKQSGVRPSQPGVKFTIPLSGYGGTSNIILEDQRKQADGYVATLTDIAVSRVSKACLCVRNTGSRAAFIKAVAFSDVQTRSVMEPSVISLAPSQFVLKERTQEVITVLMKSTQREQTLCQSANAQLATIFLFCGDEVSRQQYRRLLQSKPEAVRKALSENSLLKNIDFNEKFLAEENVTENYDLPQRPNEAHIFYGNMSKIVVSLLGSTKSTNCEESDHTELLPPSARHSSEADSGLPNGNVSLDVLPVKGPQGPALRVTEPSLKASEPLPRQSESWTIHPEQLVLAAPTINGAATTSQVQIRNNTSRELCFDLSWPAHCLTITPQHGVIEPQCHLQILISPNPSLATKSALLPWSGQIYVQCDGQQKFIKVQIRRDLALDVSATPADTTLSALPPQAATPVLPVGRVSNRPSLPPQTPQASQALVEISNKTIVFPTTPSGETSEAQLEVQNGEVEVRWYLSSFAPPYVKGVDNTGDVYRATYTAFRCSRVSGTLGDHEKMQVPITFLPRDRGDYAQFWDLECHPVSEPQQKTRIRFQLCGTGIKPGPVEGPQEGDCSLVKTEATVKTRKRADASACQTSQEEAVRRGVYSPQDLYAFPATRVGESSTLKVNIRNNSSLTHELKFVNPREPFHIKHSKYSLRSQHYLKLPVQFKPSTAGRHAGLLLVQSETSGSLVIQLTGETSP; translated from the exons ATGGCAGACAGTTTTTACAAGTTGGAAGATGAAGCCTTCCCCAGTTTCCTCTGCAAGTCTCTGGACAGCACCAGTGGCCGTGCCACACTGGGGAATGTGACATTGGGTTCAGGCCCAGGACTTCCAGTGGCTGCCTCTACAGTGGCTAAAATTAGACCGGGGTCTGACAACAG AGGAGATCCTGTTGAGGCGTCCTATCTGGAGGGGAGAGAGTTGCAGCAGGCTAACCCACAGTCATCTGTTGGAGAAAAGCCCAAGTTTGCCCTCAGCTTCAAAGATGACTT GGACAATGCGGATGACTTCATTGCAGCCCATCGTCTTTCAGACATGCTGGTGAAAATTAACCTGGATGAGACTGCTTCTCAGAACCAAGGCTCAATGTTGGGTCTTCCTCCCACACAGATGGGCTCGGTCCACGGCCGGCTAACGGAACTTGGAACAG ATCTGTCAACAGGGTTTCTGACGTTTGCTCAGATTGGACATAAAGAGAGTTCAGATGCAAAG GCTCAACACTTACAAGCTACATCTGAGGAGGACAACGTGCAGAGTGAGGGAGTGGACAGTGACCATTTCAGTGGCAGTAATTCAAGCTTCCTGGCAAATGAGAAGCTCATGTCTGTGGACAGCATGAACAGCGATATCACAG ATGATGATATTGATTCGAACAACCTGCCTGATGATGAACTGGAGCTGTATTTCAATAAGCTGGTGCCTCCTGCCATGCAGAGAGGCAGAGTGGAGGGTCAGGAGATTCCTGCAAAA GGACTGcaaggtgatgatgatgatgatctatCAAACCCAAGTTCTACAGAACCAGAACAGTATAGACACCAGTTCCTTGATGACTATGATCAG GAGGACTTCCAGATGCCTCATGTGCGTCTGGCTGCTACAGGTATGGACTCCTGTCCTGCCAGTGATGAAGACACGGAGGATGAGCTGCAGTCTGCCAGAAGGAACAGCAATGCTACCAGGACACGACTGTTGCCCAGCACCTCCAGACAGCTG GTCGGAGAGAGTAATCGTCCCAGTTTCAGGCCGGGCTTGGAGGGAGGCAGTTCTGATGATGAGGCTTCCAGTGGCCGTGGTGGTCCATCTCTGTCTGGGATTGAACACAGACGATCTGCTGAGGGACAAGTCATCAACCCTCCAGTCACAG GTGATGGAGGTGGTGGGGACGGGAGCAGTGGAAGTGAAGAAGGCGGAAATGATGGTGGAGTTTCAACCATCCCTCTCCCACCGACTAACATCCAGACCACCTATGATGTCCTGCGTGGGCTGGGGATTGTAGGAAGCAGTGCTGTTGGTGACGATGAGGAGGGCGATCTGAATAATCTGCCAGGACACGGAAGGCGCAGTCTTTCCAGACATACTGAG ATGGGTGACCGTGTGGGACCTGTAGGAACAGGAGAGACCAGCTCCTCTTTGGGGCCATCAGGGGGAACTCAGAGGCTTTCTCCTGTCAACTGGAGCATGGTCCTGGACCGACAGGGGACACTG GATGCCATGGAGAGCACAGAGTCTGGGCTCACTGTTGACCGAATGTTGGACTCAGTCTACCTAAGGAGTGGAGCTGGACTCAGGAGACCTCAGGACACGGCAAACCTAACTGTCTCCCACCTTCAATGCACCCAGGGCAGCTTCCACCTCTCCCAG GTTctgctcccagaatgcagtgatgatgatgatggagtAGATGAGGCGGATGGTGCTAGGCCTTCTTTGGGCTTAAGGGGCGGGCCATGTGGTAATGTGACTGACGCAGAGGCTTCAGGCAGTACCAGTGAGGATGACCACAATCCCCTCTCCACCTCCCTGGAACCCAAGTATTTCTCCCAGAGCTTCCAGCAGGAACAGGAAGATTCAGATGATTGCTGGAACCATTGCCCAGACAACCAGGAGCTGGACTTTCAACAAG GTGCCAATGCCACTCATAGTGTGGTGTACCAGAATGAAGAAGGGCAGTGGGTGACAGACCTGGCATATTACTCCTCCTTTGAGAAAGAGGTTGATGGAAAGACATCAGAGGATGTTGGCCAGTTCCAGACTGAGGACTTTGTTCCTGCCA GTGATGCTATGGAAAAGATAGTTCAGGATCAAGAAGAATTTGAGAAGGAGCACCAATTCATGCAG gaggagaagatTGAACCAGCCAGCAGCAACAGCACCTTTCAAAGTGACTCCTCTTGGAAGGTTCCCTCCAACAGCCACATCCTGATGAGGGCTTCCCAGGTCTCGTCAGATTTTAAGCGCGGGGACCAAAGCTACCTGCGACTGTCTTTAGGGCAATTTTTTggacaacgctctgaagccctGGGCTGTCTGGGCAGCACAGAGGATGTGGATGGATTTAAACGG CCATCCTTTGGCTACATCATTACCTCTCCAGAGAAGAGGGAACCATTCGCCCTAATTCACCCCTCAGAGTTCTCATCTACAGACACCTCTCCTGAGACTGTAGAGCTCAGTGACGCAGACAGGACACTCAACCCAG AGGACCTGGACAAAACTCTTGAGGCACCTGGTGAAAGGATGTCACCGAAAGGTGATACTGATCCAGAACCATGTAAACAGGAG GACCATACCGTTGACTCTGCAGCTGCACTGCCTGACCACAGGGACTTAAGTAACCAGAGCTGTGTGTCGCCtgacaataacagcagccagcTGATACTGAGTATCAGCACAATTGCTTCAGCCATTGCTGATGCTTCCATCAGCACAGACCCTTCACAGCTGGCTGCCATGATCATGGAGCTGTCTAAGAGAAGTAGGGCGAGGAATCGACCTGCTGTCAACTGCAGAGAGGAACCACACTCGGCTAAACAT ATTCTCCCAGAGCTGGATCATAGCGCCGTGTTGGACACACTGCAGAGAAGCACCTGTGTTGGAGAGCTGAGTGCCTTCGACATTGAGAAATACCTGAAAAATACTGAAGTGTCAAGCAGCAGCGATGCCTCTGTGGAACACACTACCTTTGACCTGACCGGCTGGGCTGACAACCTCAACAGCGCTCAAAGGAACCCTCTGGCAGGATATCTTGAGGAACAGGGGAGCTCAGCTCCGCTTGTCGATAAGGAGACCCAACATGAGTCCAATGACACTGAGGAGAAAGCCAAAAGAGGAGAGACAACATTAAACGCCAACTCATCTGAAGTGTCTCATTCAAATGCATTATCTCCAGGTCATAAGGGTGACTCAAAGAGAAGTTTCATTCCTCGTCCTCATACGTCTTTTAGCTCTGCCAGAAGGTCTGTGGGCTCAGGCCAGTCTTCCACTCTCAAGGGGTCTCTAGACAAAATGGCAGCATGTGATAACTCTGCTTCATCTGCCACCAAAACTTGTGGTTCCTCAGGCAGGACCTTCACAGAAAGAGGAGTCAAGCCAGGAGACTTGAACCCACACGCATCCAATACTACGTCTCCCTTAGAAACGTCTCAAAAGAGTGATAAAAGCTCTGCTGCCTCACCTGGCTTACCAAGAACCTCACCAGGCTGGAGGAAAGGGCAGACAGGGAGTGcaggccagcagcagcagggcagaCCCAGTAATTCTTCAAAGAACTCGCCACCCAGGAATATCATGGCTGCTCCACTACCTTGTCACTCTGTAGAGAAACATGATGACTTCACTTACCATAACACCCAGCTTCCCCGAAACTCTGCATCTG ACCTGCTGAAGGGTTTTTCTGAGCCCTGTGTGGAGGAGACACAGTGTAACTTCAGACCGTCCACCTCTCCGCTTACTCACTCCTCTCCAAGCCAGACCTCCGTTCCCAGTGCTGATGG TATGGTGTCTCCGGTGTCGTCCAGTGGAGGTCTGGCAGACAAACGTCCAGGTCTTGGCCTCTCTCCTCAGTCTCCCTGCTCGAGCCCGAGTCTTAGCAGGCTCACGTACATCTCAATCAACGATGGCACTGTCATACCTACACCTGAGAGGCAAAAG AATAACTGTACCATGGCACTGAGCACCACCATCATCCGATTCAGTCCAACTCCACCTGTGGAACCAGATGCACAGTCCAACATTGATATTCCTGCTTTGCCCAAAAACCTGGACCAGGTGCAACCACAGCATTCTAAAAGTCTGGACCCACTACCGGCACAGCACTGTAAAAGCCCGGAGCCGTCACGCAGTGGTTCTGCTCTGAGCTGCACTCGCAGCCAGAGTGAATGCAACTACCACTGCCCTGGTAGCAGAACTAGTGATCTATCAGCTGGTTGCAGGAACCACAATCACTTCTCTGAGTCCAATGTAAGACAGCTCACTAAAGTGGACTCAGGCTATTGCAGTAATCTGAACATTCAGCAAACTACCAGCACTGCAGCTCCTCAGAGCTCTCAGCAGTGGGGAGCTTCTAGCTCGGTGTCGTCGTCGGTGTATGCTGGTGGCCTTGGCGTGCCTCCGTCCTACTCAGCAGAGGGACTTCGCTATGTGCCCATTTCCAGCTTTAAGCCCCAATGTACTGGCTTGATTGACCTTCCCCACCAAGGAGATATGCAGTCCCTCCTCAATGGACGCTCTCTCTTCAACTCCCAGCTGGCTCAGCAGTATTTGGGATCTGAAGCTCCATTACATCCTGGTGCTTATCATGTGGGAGCAACAGGAAATGGTCTCTTCA GCATACCCAACGGTGATCTCACAGTAAGACACATCCATCCCACATCAGCTCCTCTGGGGATTTCTGGGGCTGTTGGGTCGCTTCACCTGCCTAGACCCCATCACAGACAGCAGGATACGGGAATGATGGGAAAACCCTACAGTCAATATGGTGCAGAGCCACTGGGTGCAGGTGGTCTTGAAGAACTGAGAG GTCAAGTGGTGGTGCCAGAGGAACTACGGTTCCCTCACGCCTGCTGTGTAGGCATCGCCTCACAGACCTCCCTCAGCCTCTTCAACCCCTCTGAGAGATGGCAGCAGGTGTCAATCACTGTCACCAGCCTGGCCATCGATGGAGAGAAG GTGGATAGCTTGCCTTACCAGTGGCTTATAGTGAAGAACAAGACGATCATTGGCCCTAAGAGTACAGAGGAGCAGAAGGTGTTGTTCATCCCTCCACAGGCTGGTGTCTATCAGTGTGTCCTCAGTGTCTGCTCCTGGCCTGCATCTGCTGAGACAGAGGTTGCTGCCAGGGCCACTATCTTTGCTAAAAGGGTGTTGCTGGTTGCCATAGCAGAGAATCCTGTGCTAGAG gttGAAGTAAGTAAATCTGGCTGTCTGGATTTTGGAGACCTTCCAGGAGGCAGCGCCAAATCCCTTCCTCTTAAACTGCTCAACAGAACTCGTGCTACGGTGCCCATCCGTCTagtcatcagtgca AATGCTACAGCATGGCGGTGCTTCACCTTTTCCAAGCATCCTGTTACCATGACATCTGAGGCAACACCGCAAGCTGGACACGTGACCCCAGTGtcctctccctctgtgatgAATCACGTGCTACATGCCAGCTACGAAGAG aattCACAGAGCTTCATGGTCTGGGTTCACTTCAAGGCCCCTCAGAAGTACACAGTTTCCTCTG GAGAGCTTGGTCCGGCTGATGAGTACTGCGCTCGGGTGGACATTGAAGTGGACTCTCCTGGTCCGAGCCATGTGATCAACAGTATTCCCCTCAGAGCAAGATCTGGAACCGCAAGGGTCCATGCTCCTAAAGACCTGCAG ACTGTCAGCCTCTCTGCACCGCTGGGTAAATCTAGTCAACAGATGCTGCCATTAAAGAATGCAGGAAACATTGACGTGCAGCTGAAACTCAAG TGCAGTGATGCTGAGGACAGTTTCTCTGTGACACCTGATGAACTGTCTGTGCGAGTGGGAGAGGAGCAAGGCATCATGGTCTCCTTCAAAGCACAGGGCAGCAGGAAATATCGAGAAAG CCTTCTCACCATCTTGGTGCTGCCAACAGGTCCTCAGTATGAGGTAACCCTGAAAGGAGAAGTTGTCCCACAGGACTTGGGGAAACCGGCCATTCCCTCTCCTGCTGTCCTTGGTTCTGGTGTGGCCAACGCTGTTCCACCAATTCTCTCTAATAAACAATTCGTAGCATGGGGAGGTGTCACTCTGGGACGAGCTGT CCAACAGAAGCTGGTTCTAAGGAACAACTCGGCCAACGCCACACAGCAGCTACGGTTACTTATTCGTGGTCAAGACCAAGACTGTTTTCAG CTCCAGAGTATGTTCAGTCCTGAAGAGCGTCTGACTCGACACGGGGAGCTGTCCATTCGTCCCAGGGAGGATGTGACTGTCCACCTGCTCTTTGCTCCCACCAGGGTGGCCTGCATGTTGGCCAAGCTGGAGATCAAACAGTCTGGAGTTCGGCCTTCACAGCCAGGGGTCAAATTCACT ATTCCGCTGTCGGGCTACGGTGGGACCAGCAACATCATCCTAGAGGACCAGAGGAAACAGGCGGACGGTTATGTGGCGACGCTGACCGACATTGCTGTTAGCCGCGTCAGCAAGGCGTGTCTGTGCGTGAGGAACACGGGCTCCAGAGCAGCTTTCATAAAAGCCGTGGCCTTCTCTGATGTACAGACACGATCAGTTATGGAACCTTCTGTCATCAGCCTCGCTCCGTCACAGTTTGTTCTGAAGGAAAGGACACAAGAG GTGATCACTGTGCTAATGAAGTCCACCCAAAGAGAACAGACCCTATGTCAGTCGGCCAATGCACAGCTGGCTACTATCTTTCTTTTCTGTGGAGATGAGGTATCCAGGCAGCAGTATAGGAG aTTGCTTCAGAGCAAACCAGAGGCTGTGCGGAAGGCTCTGTCTGAGAACAGTCTGCTGAAAAACATCGACTTTAATGAGAAGTTCCTGGCAGAGGAAAATGTTACAGAGA ACTACGACCTGCCCCAACGGCCCAATGAGGCTCACATCTTTTATGGAAACATGAGTAAGATAGTGGTGTCGTTGCTGGGAAGTACAAAGAGCACCAACTGTGAGGAGAGCGACCACACTGAGCTGCTGCCGCCCTCTGCCAGACACAGTTCAGAGGCAGACAG CGGTCTGCCAAATGGTAACGTGTCTCTGGACGTCCTGCCAGTGAAAGGCCCCCAAGGTCCAGCACTGAGAGTGACGGAGCCCTCCTTAAAG GCCTCAGAGCCATTACCCAGGCAGTCCGAGTCGTGGACCATCCATCCAGAACAACTCGTCCTCGCAGCTCCCACGATCA atgGTGCAGCCACAACTAGTCAGGTTCAGATCCGGAACAATACATCCAGAGAGCTGTGCTTTGATTTGTCCTGGCCCGCTCACTGCCTTACCATCACCCCTCAGCATGGCGTCATCGAGCCTCA GTGCCACCTGCAGATTTTGATCAGCCCCAACCCTTCACTAGCAACTAAATCTGCCCTGCTGCCATGGAGTGGACAGATTTATGTCCAGTGCGATGGTCAACAGAAG TTTATTAAGGTCCAGATTCGTCGGGACCTGGCTCTGGATGTGTCCGCGACCCCAGCAGACACAACTTTGTCAGCCCTGCCTCCTCAGGCTGCCACCCCAGTGCTGCCTGTGGGCAGGGTCTCCAACAGGCCCTCGCTTCCCCCGCAGACCCCACAGGCATCTCAAGCCCTGGTGGAGATTAGCAACAAGACCATCGTCTTCCCCACCACTCCCTCGGGGGAAACCTCAG AGGCCCAGCTGGAGGTGCAGAATGGGGAAGTGGAGGTGAGATGGTACCTCTCATCATTTGCTCCTCCATATGTCAAG GGGGTTGACAACACCGGAGATGTTTACCGGGCCACTTACACTGCTTTCAGATGTTCCAGGGTCTCAGGCACTTTGGGAGACCATGAGAAGATGCAG GTTCCCATCACTTTCCTCCCCAGGGACAGAGGGGACTATGCCCAGTTCTGGGACTTGGAGTGCCACCCTGTGTCTGAGCCCCAGCAGAAAACCAGAATCCGCTTCCAGCTCTGTGGCACC